TAAGCTATATGAAGTAGTAAAGTGAAATGAATGGGTGAGAAAGAAGGTGGACATAATAATGGCCACCTTATCTTTATTTGCTTACGCCTTATCTTTGAGAACAAAAATAAAGTTCATTTGCAGTACGGGAACTGCCACGTTTCCTCGGCAGAGACGGCTAATCATTTAGGAGTGAGggttttttataattatttgtttgaatttaaaaaaatttaaacaagtaattataaaaaattacttatagAACTTATATGATCAAATAAAAGTTGAGTTTTATAAGTAGTTTCTCACAATTACttgtctaaatttttttaaattttaacaaataattataaagatcCTTATCCATCTTCTAGTGCCTCGACAGAGACCGATAACTATTTAACCAAATTTCAATCATAGTGTCTTTTCATTCGGTACTAAAGCCAAATGTTTTCTAAAAGTGTCAAATTAATGTAGGGCTCGTTTTGTTAATGATGTTGAGGATTTTAgcttttagaaaataaaatatatatatatatatattaacaaataattaatcactATAAGTCTTACCGAGATCCCTAGCAATTTGCTGGCCGGATTGCTTGGAAAATCTTTATAAAATCCACCTAGCCCAATAAATGTGTGAGCTATTCGAGACTGCTCAaccaaataaatttcatataaattatcttatatttattataaaaattactaataatatgaagaaaaaaaaattatgatgatTTCTATcccattattaaatttattttatttgtaatgTCTAATCAATTCGTTTGAATAAAAGTGCGAACATTTTGGAGTAAAATATGATTAGCAGTGGTCAACAATTTCACTTTAATGACTTTTTATGCTTTTGTGCACGTTATTCATTagttttatttacaaaatcccTGTCTGGGGTTACTGACCCACCTTGACCTGGCAACGGCCCTGCCACTTTCCACGACAACATGCGTACGACGTCGTCGGTTGAAGCTGTCAAAATTTGCAAAGGTTTTTCCAAATCCAAGTGGTCATCTGTACGTAATGTATTAAATTAGCAGAATTCTAACGGTTGGTTTGAAACAAGGTTAGATGAGAATTGGACATAAATTTGAGAAGCAGAAGATCTCTTTTTAGAAGACAAGTGCTATTTTTCTAATTCTTGTCCAACTCCCATCcaactttaatatttttttttttaaaatgaaaaattaaatatataagacacacatgtaaaaaaatagatttattggtttatttaatatctctatataatatatcatatatgtgaCATGTGGGCTACTTAAATCTCTTGATAGGAAATGtgttttaataagaaaaaaggaaaattacatttacttTCTCTAATTACCATAATACTCTTAATTGCATTCCATAAAActcttaattaatataatgaTACGTGGCAAAGTCTTAGTAGGCGACTTCAATTTTAGTAATGCAGTGTAAAATAATCCAATCACAcatataacaataataaaataaattagaggAATTAGTTTAGAGTCAATGCCATGTGTACAGTCAGATCTCCGACTCTTTACGGTACAAGGATATCCCTACAGGCTACACGCCACGGTTCCCACAATTCCCTTTCTGCCCTTCCCTTTTCCTTTGGCTCCTCCCTTACCAAATGTCTCGGCCTGCCGAGTCCCACCAAGCTCTGCAAAACCCTGACTCATGTCAAAGCCTCTCTCTGTGTCTCCGTCTCTCGGTCCCATTCTGTGAAGTTCCGTTGTTTTGACTGAGAGACGGTGAAATTCTCAGCCAAACGGTGCTCTTTTTTGGTTTCCGGGGGTGTTTTTTTCTCACCCATTGAAACGCCTCTGGTTTGctcaggaaaagaaaaggaacccCCCCTTTTGGTTCGTTTACCTTTCTGGCTTGCTTTCAGCCTTCTCTGCTTCGTTCCGTTTCTTACCACTATCTTCCAGTTAATGCATTCTACTCCTCTCGGTGCTTCTCACTTCAGCTAAATCCCAGTTCTAAGAGCTTTTCGTTTCAGAGGCAGAGCATGTAATCGTCGAATATATGTTGTGTTATTGGTCACAGATATTGAGCGGCAGTGAGTTTTGGTTCACTGGGTTTTGTCTAATTTGTGTGTCTTTTCGTTTTCCTTGACTGGGGTCCGAGTTTTGTGGGAGCCCAAGTGCCATATGAGGGCTTTGTGAACTGGGATTGATTGTTTTTACCCTTTAACAAACTGGGTCTTGTTGAGTATCAAGGCTTGTTCCTTGAATTGGGATTTTTTAGCTGAACGTGATAAAACGGTGCTCCTTGAACGCTTTTGGGGCTCTCTAATATTCAGGATGTCTGAGGATAATCAGGGTTTTGTGGCATGGGAGGAGCACATTGTATGTAATGAGCGTGGTAATCGTGTGATTCATTTTTATCTCAAGGATGTGTCTGGGGATTCAGTCCTTGCTGTTATAGGGACTGAGAGGAGTGTAAGGCACATGACATATGTTGTCTCGGATGAGTTTATGCGATTATACGGGTTTGAGAAATCCGTCATTGCGTGCACGAAATGGCGGGCAAGAAGAGAAGTGGTGGACTGGCTCACATCCTTGGTGTCAAGGCATCTTGTGCCGTATTCGGATATTTCAAGTACGTATTGAATGAATTACAATTCTAGTTTCCTTCATTGGAACTTTGAAGTTATAGGATTTAGCTTGCATGGAATAAATGAATGGCACAATCCTCTATTTGATCAAATTTAGTTACCATAAAGGCTGACAGCATTCGTTGTCTTGGCGTGTTGTTTGCACCTAGATTTCAATATGTTAGAAGACTAGCATTGAGAATTGAGATGCAAGGTTTAGGACAGATTTGCATGTATGATCATTATTTAGTGTTTGGGAGAAATTTTCCATGATAGTGCAATTTGAAGATTGTTCTTATCGGATTATGTTGTGTTGTTGCCTTTCTGACCTTTTGTTAATGTCGGTCAAGTATTTTCCACTTTTGGGCATTTTGAGTTTGTTCCACCTATATCTTAACTCTTATATTCCTTTCTATAATCTTGAATTAAGTATACATAGAATGAATAAGAAGTACATGAATTAAAACTTACTCGAAAACTTCATTATTGCATCGGCACAACAAATTGCACCAACTATAATTTCAATATGGAAGAAGACTAGCACTTGAGACATTCGGATTTAGACAATGTTCTGTATTTAAGTTTCTATTTCTCAAGTCAAAGTTAACAATTATATATAGTCGTTACTTAAAGAAATGTTCTCACTGAGAATTCCTTTGATTCAATTTGTTATAATCTTGATCGTTGTTTGAgctttatttaagaaacattTTGTGGAAGTTTGTTGGAATCTTTTGGATACTTACTATCAGAGTAGTCATGCcaaattacttaattttttggCAGTATCTTACTGTGTAATTCATCAGCAATATTTGATATCTAATTCATTGAATTTGGAATAAAAAGTTGTTCATGTCTGTCCGCCAGTAAACAGTGTACggtgacacttttttttttgaaatccaCCATAGCAGATTATCTTCATTTATGGTTACTCCTCTTTCTGACTTTCTCACGTGCATGTGCAATTTCACATAATAATATGTTATCTGCTGGCATGGTAAGTAATTTAGGAGTAACAACTCATCATTTTTATGACTAAATGTGCGTAGTGGTATTTTTTATTGCTGGTCTTAAGCTTAAATTTGTAATGAATGTTGGCTAGTCGCATATTATAAGATCAATGTAGTGATTCAGCATACCTTTTCATTAAGATTTGTGTGATTCTTTTTAGTCTTGGGATTAGAGGATTGAAATTAACTTGATTCTATGTGTTGGAGATGCTATTATTGTAAAGAGATTTTCTATTAGGAAGTGAATATATCATATTCCTCATTAATATCTATATTCTTATGGCTTAGATATCTATTTCAAGAGGCTGTAGTTACTTTCTTAACACCAAGTAAAAAGTAGTATGATTAATTGACTCTGAATCATCTGGTCTAGATTGTCATTTTAAGTGAAGTTGTCTGTCATATTTCAGGCCCAAGCGTTAGAGTCTAAGAAACGCTTCTTCCCAGAGAAGAATAATTTAAACCCACTTGCGTGCCTATCTATTTTGATTGAATGATAAGCTCTTTCTGCCACCtcaccttcttcttctactaCTTATTTAAAAGACCATTGCGTCCAGCCCACTTGAGAGCTCGGCCAGTCATAAATCGCCATCTTTCCATGTAAGAGAGGCTGGTGTTACGTGTTTGTCTATTTTAATACTTTCATAAGCTCTTTCTGCCATTACTCCACTTCCTCCATATTCATAAACCGTCTGCGTCCACTTGAGAGACGCTCTGAGTTGGTCGATATGATCTTTGTGCAGCAACGAGGGAGGGGTACCGTATCAAATCTCAAACCTCTCATCTGTCAATTTTAGTTTCTTCATGCGTTGCATTATTTCCTTTTAATTGTGTATTATTGTTAGGGATCCAATAACTTTGTTACTAAATCTAAAATTTCATTGCTTTTTTGCCTTCTCAAGTTAACATCCTCAACCATATCCTGAACTTTCTTCTTTTGTGAATTTCAGAATGCTTATTATACTGGCATGTTTTTCTGCACCTGGTAAATCTTTGGAATTTCCGTTCGTGTCAACATCGAATTTCTGTCCACACATACCACTAGACATTGTGACTGTAGGTTCCATGGGTTGGTTTAACAGAGTCTGTATGGTTAATGCAACTTATCTAGATTACAATATGATGGGGTTAGCATGCTTCATTCTTATCTGCGACTTCTTGTTTAGTTTAAAGCACCTGAGAAGCTTTAGTTCTCCATGAATGAAAGAGGAAtgaattttttactttatttgaaaattgtttgtctgtttgatttaattttggTTGACATTTGCAATTACCGTTAATGAGAAAAGGTAGAAAATTAAGGCTGCAtatgtttcaacgtaaaatggtttttgagtgaaaatgttttcagccaaaaatgttttcaaagaaaataactgATTTTCCATTGTTTGATTGAGACTTTGAAAATAGTATAGAATGGCGGGCAACAGTTGGTGGAGGGTGACACCAAGAGGAGAGGGCAATTGGGTTCCTTTCATTGTGGTGGGAGTCGCCATGGGGGTGGGATTCACTGTAGAGGAGGAGGGTTGGGATGGGGTAGGGGGGATGGGGGATGGTGGCCAAGAGGCAGAGGGGGGTAGCTTTAGACAAATTTATCAGTGTTAATAATAAGTGTTCACAAATTTAACTAGCAACTACAACATGTTTATCACTTAGTTGGCCCAAGGGGTTTATTATAGGCTACCGTACTGAAGTCTGTTTCAATTTCCCATAATTCCAGGTATCAGTAGAATGATGGGATCTCtctttttaaacttttgagcAATCTCCACTTGCCTAACAATAGCATAGGTGGAGGTTTAAGTCTTGATTGGGCTCATTACCTTACAAATCTCTAGGACCAGACTGCACCAAGGACCCCTTTACCTTGCCACTTGCAGTAATGAAAGGAGTAGCATGCCCTGGTTTGATTCTTTATAACATGATATATGCCTGATTTTTCACTAGTTTTGGTGTTCATCATGGCATCACGCTTAAAATTTGTGCGTCCACATTTTTCTTCTTACATCTTTCTACAAATTGATGTCATAAAATCAATCTTGGATAAATTATCTTTAACAGAAACTCACTTTCTGATAATGAAGGGTAATTTTTTAAAGCAATTTTAGTATGTGTGTAACAGATTCACCGACAATTGACTCAAGACAAGCTTTAGGACCTCTCGAAGTATCGATGAGTGGATCCTGTACTCACCAAACTTACTTCCAAGATCATATGGTATCCATTTACTGAAGTTTGTTTTCTGCTCTTTAGATTAGTATATGTTCTATGTTTATTAAAATCTTGAATTCTTCATGTTAATTCAGGTTTCAAGGAAAGTGAGAGTTCAAAATTCAGACATTGTATGGTCTGGTATTGCTTGGATCTGTGCCAAACAGCTAAAGCACTACCCAGCTTTTTGCAGGAATGGAACTACCATAgctgtaagcattgacacattggttattgtttctttatttaGTATTGGTCTTGCCCTGAGTGACATTACTAATTCTCTCACTTATCTTTGGATCCTCAagattatcattttttttttctttttggatttaCCGGGCTGTTCAGGTTCattcatttgtatttattatggCTGAAGAAGGAAATCAGCATCTTGGTTACTTGGAAGATATGTATGAAGACAAGAAAGGACTCAAAAAGGTGAAAGTGCGGTGGTTTCACCATAATAAGGAAGTCAAAGGTTTGATCCCTCAACTGAATCCCCACTCAAGAGAAGTTTTCATCACACCTCATGTTCAGGTGATCAGTGTCGAGTGCGTTGATGGTCTTGCGACAGTTTTGACTCCTAAGCATTACGAAAAATGTGTGGATGCTGTTGCAGCTACTTCTTCACCTGGAATCCACATGTGCTTTAGGCAGTTTAAGAACCATAAGATCAAGCCCTTCACACTTCCTAAGTTGCGTGGGTATTCTAATCAAGCAATCCTCTCTTCTATAGATGGTTCTCTTGTGGCCCAGCAAAAACTTAAGCGCAATAAATTGCATGTGGAAGATGAGGAAGAGATTGCACATGATGACCCTGTGAAGGTGGGCGCTAAGAGAAGCAAAAGTTATATGTGGCATCAAGGACTTGAAACTGGTTCTTCTGATGTCAGAAATTCATTCCCTGGGGATCAGATAACGAAGTGTGAACCAAAATACCCAATGTTAAAATTAAGATTTTCGAGGAAATTGATGGGAATGAAGTCCGTTGAGCCCCTGGCCCAATGTCCTGTTTCTCTTAAGGTTGATGAGAAGATAGAGCTACTCTGTCTAGATAGCGGCATTCGAGGCTGCTGGTTTAGGTGTAAGATCTTGCAGGTGTCTCAGAAGCGTCTGAAAGTGCAATATGATGATGTGCAGGATGCAGATGGTTTTGGCAATCTAGAGGTAAGCAAATGCCagtaatttaaattttgagTTTTCCTTGGCTTCGATTTGGAATGG
This DNA window, taken from Alnus glutinosa chromosome 5, dhAlnGlut1.1, whole genome shotgun sequence, encodes the following:
- the LOC133868084 gene encoding uncharacterized protein LOC133868084 isoform X1 — encoded protein: MSEDNQGFVAWEEHIVCNERGNRVIHFYLKDVSGDSVLAVIGTERSVRHMTYVVSDEFMRLYGFEKSVIACTKWRARREVVDWLTSLVSRHLVPYSDISNSPTIDSRQALGPLEVSMSGSCTHQTYFQDHMVSRKVRVQNSDIVWSGIAWICAKQLKHYPAFCRNGTTIAVHSFVFIMAEEGNQHLGYLEDMYEDKKGLKKVKVRWFHHNKEVKGLIPQLNPHSREVFITPHVQVISVECVDGLATVLTPKHYEKCVDAVAATSSPGIHMCFRQFKNHKIKPFTLPKLRGYSNQAILSSIDGSLVAQQKLKRNKLHVEDEEEIAHDDPVKVGAKRSKSYMWHQGLETGSSDVRNSFPGDQITKCEPKYPMLKLRFSRKLMGMKSVEPLAQCPVSLKVDEKIELLCLDSGIRGCWFRCKILQVSQKRLKVQYDDVQDADGFGNLEEWVPASRVAASDKLGMRCSGRLTIRPSPPEDFTDCKLEVGAAVDAQWSDGWWEGVITGVDISGNDTLHVYIPGEDLFLKLQRKNVRTSRDWVGNRWVDIKAKPDILSYLSENASPSLKLSMSSALAEVSGRGGSALL
- the LOC133868084 gene encoding uncharacterized protein LOC133868084 isoform X2 gives rise to the protein MAGKKRSGGLAHILGVKASCAVFGYFNMCVTDSPTIDSRQALGPLEVSMSGSCTHQTYFQDHMVSRKVRVQNSDIVWSGIAWICAKQLKHYPAFCRNGTTIAVHSFVFIMAEEGNQHLGYLEDMYEDKKGLKKVKVRWFHHNKEVKGLIPQLNPHSREVFITPHVQVISVECVDGLATVLTPKHYEKCVDAVAATSSPGIHMCFRQFKNHKIKPFTLPKLRGYSNQAILSSIDGSLVAQQKLKRNKLHVEDEEEIAHDDPVKVGAKRSKSYMWHQGLETGSSDVRNSFPGDQITKCEPKYPMLKLRFSRKLMGMKSVEPLAQCPVSLKVDEKIELLCLDSGIRGCWFRCKILQVSQKRLKVQYDDVQDADGFGNLEEWVPASRVAASDKLGMRCSGRLTIRPSPPEDFTDCKLEVGAAVDAQWSDGWWEGVITGVDISGNDTLHVYIPGEDLFLKLQRKNVRTSRDWVGNRWVDIKAKPDILSYLSENASPSLKLSMSSALAEVSGRGGSALL